A part of Kitasatospora acidiphila genomic DNA contains:
- a CDS encoding Fpg/Nei family DNA glycosylase, producing the protein MPEGHILHRLAAENRRLFGGRPVDVSSPQGRFADGAKLLDGQPLEQAEADGKHLFLGFPAGWLHIHLGLYGGFTFGAAPAPEPVGMVRLRLVNDDHYADLRGPTTCELLTPAEKDAVHARLGPDPLRTDADPERAWQRIARSRSTIAALLMDQKILAGVGNVYRAEVLFRHTVSPFRAGRDLTRAEWELIWGDLVELMRQGAAIGRIDTVRPDHTPEAMGRPPRVDDHGGEVYVYRRAGRACLVCGTEVRTEAHAARNLFWCPNCQQR; encoded by the coding sequence ATGCCCGAAGGCCACATCCTGCACCGCCTCGCCGCCGAGAACCGGCGGCTGTTCGGCGGGCGCCCGGTCGACGTCTCCAGCCCGCAGGGGCGGTTCGCCGACGGCGCCAAGCTGCTCGACGGCCAGCCGCTGGAGCAGGCCGAGGCCGACGGCAAGCACCTCTTCCTCGGGTTCCCGGCCGGCTGGCTGCACATCCACCTGGGCCTCTACGGCGGCTTCACCTTCGGCGCGGCGCCGGCCCCGGAGCCGGTCGGCATGGTGCGGCTGCGGCTGGTGAACGACGACCACTACGCCGACCTGCGCGGCCCCACCACCTGCGAGCTGCTCACCCCGGCCGAGAAGGACGCGGTGCACGCCCGGCTCGGCCCGGACCCGCTGCGCACCGACGCCGACCCGGAGCGGGCCTGGCAGCGGATCGCCCGCAGCCGCAGCACGATAGCCGCCCTGCTGATGGACCAGAAGATCCTCGCGGGCGTGGGCAACGTCTACCGCGCCGAGGTGCTGTTCCGGCACACCGTCAGCCCGTTCCGCGCGGGGCGCGACCTGACCCGCGCCGAGTGGGAGCTGATCTGGGGCGACCTGGTCGAGCTGATGCGCCAGGGTGCGGCGATCGGCCGGATCGACACCGTCCGCCCCGACCACACCCCCGAGGCGATGGGCCGGCCGCCCCGGGTCGACGACCACGGCGGCGAGGTCTACGTCTACCGCCGGGCCGGCCGAGCCTGCCTGGTCTGCGGCACCGAGGTGCGCACCGAGGCGCATGCGGCCCGCAACCTCTTCTGGTGCCCCAACTGCCAGCAGCGCTGA
- the mltG gene encoding endolytic transglycosylase MltG, whose protein sequence is MTDLGRGYGSQPWHSGDPGYGEQPQQPIAQDGVAYPGQPEQQQPYGQGGQYPVQGADPYGQQQAYVPMDPYAHAQQQQQWAQQQGGYQQYQQVPGYPQQAGYPQQTGYPEQAGYPEQAGYAEQGGMPHQDVMPQQGGMPHRGAMPQQGGMHQGGLPPQDSFPQQPMPPQQGGYPQQPHPQGMPGRQTMPGQPAQQQTVPAGPGPDGIDWEAEAAALDNPAGTGDYAEDEYVDESAAYSGGEYAEDEYVDAESEEQDGERSSFLGDRDDSDEDAAKRKAKGKKSGRRNGGACLLVALVLLGGLGGAGWWGYGFYQSNFGPPADYTGSGSGKVQVQIQDGATASDMGKVLQDAGVVKSVGAFTAAYNRAGKMLQPGYYIMASQMSGDAAVAQMVSEAGGDSLIIPEGKTAAETYKLVDKKLKLADGTTAAAAKANMNNFGLPQYANGNIEGFLWPTRYSVSQGMKPEDLLKQMVTNAVNEYNQLGLDAGAQKIGLKTAYDVITEASIVQAEGNNTADFGKMARAMYNRLTTSVTNHTLGLDTTLQYSVGSKQLTDAQIRDGSNKYNTYVNPGLPPTPISNPGEDALKAVLNPPQGDWVYWIAMSSTDTRFSANKDDFANNVKQYCAQNNMAFDAVHTTCKSK, encoded by the coding sequence ATGACTGATCTGGGGCGGGGCTACGGCTCCCAGCCGTGGCACTCCGGGGATCCCGGTTACGGCGAGCAACCGCAGCAGCCGATCGCCCAGGACGGGGTGGCCTACCCGGGCCAGCCGGAGCAGCAGCAGCCGTACGGCCAGGGCGGCCAGTACCCCGTTCAGGGGGCCGACCCGTACGGGCAGCAGCAGGCCTACGTGCCGATGGATCCGTACGCGCACGCCCAGCAGCAACAGCAGTGGGCGCAGCAGCAGGGCGGCTACCAGCAGTACCAGCAGGTCCCCGGATACCCCCAGCAGGCGGGCTACCCGCAGCAGACGGGGTACCCGGAGCAGGCGGGCTATCCCGAGCAAGCGGGTTATGCCGAACAGGGCGGGATGCCGCACCAGGACGTCATGCCCCAGCAGGGCGGGATGCCGCACCGGGGTGCCATGCCCCAGCAGGGGGGCATGCACCAGGGTGGGCTGCCGCCGCAGGATTCGTTCCCGCAGCAGCCGATGCCGCCCCAGCAGGGCGGCTACCCGCAGCAGCCGCACCCGCAGGGGATGCCCGGCCGGCAGACCATGCCGGGCCAGCCGGCCCAGCAGCAGACCGTACCCGCGGGCCCGGGCCCGGACGGCATCGACTGGGAGGCCGAAGCCGCCGCCCTGGACAACCCGGCCGGGACCGGCGACTACGCCGAGGACGAGTACGTCGACGAGTCCGCCGCGTACTCCGGGGGCGAGTACGCCGAGGACGAGTACGTCGACGCGGAGTCCGAGGAGCAGGACGGGGAGCGCTCGTCGTTCCTCGGCGACCGGGACGACAGCGACGAGGATGCAGCCAAGCGCAAGGCGAAGGGCAAGAAGTCCGGCCGCCGCAACGGCGGTGCCTGCCTGCTGGTCGCCCTGGTGCTGCTCGGCGGCCTGGGCGGCGCCGGCTGGTGGGGCTACGGCTTCTACCAGAGCAACTTCGGCCCGCCGGCGGACTACACGGGCAGCGGCAGCGGCAAGGTGCAGGTCCAGATCCAGGACGGCGCCACCGCCTCCGACATGGGCAAGGTGCTCCAGGATGCGGGTGTGGTGAAGAGCGTCGGCGCGTTCACCGCGGCGTACAACCGGGCCGGCAAGATGCTGCAGCCCGGCTACTACATCATGGCGAGCCAGATGTCCGGCGACGCCGCCGTGGCGCAGATGGTCAGCGAGGCGGGCGGTGACTCCCTGATCATTCCGGAGGGCAAGACCGCCGCCGAGACCTACAAGCTGGTCGACAAGAAGCTGAAGCTGGCCGACGGCACCACCGCGGCCGCGGCCAAGGCGAACATGAACAACTTCGGCCTGCCGCAGTACGCCAACGGCAACATCGAGGGCTTCCTCTGGCCGACCCGCTACTCGGTCAGCCAGGGCATGAAGCCCGAGGACCTGCTGAAGCAGATGGTGACCAACGCGGTCAACGAGTACAACCAGCTGGGCCTGGACGCGGGCGCCCAGAAGATCGGCCTGAAGACCGCCTACGACGTGATCACCGAGGCCAGCATCGTGCAGGCCGAGGGCAACAACACGGCCGACTTCGGCAAGATGGCCCGGGCCATGTACAACCGCCTGACCACCAGCGTCACCAACCACACCCTGGGGCTGGACACCACGCTGCAGTACTCGGTCGGCTCCAAGCAGCTCACCGACGCGCAGATCCGCGACGGCTCCAACAAGTACAACACCTACGTCAACCCGGGCCTGCCGCCGACGCCGATCTCCAACCCCGGTGAGGACGCGCTCAAGGCGGTGCTCAACCCGCCGCAGGGCGACTGGGTGTACTGGATCGCGATGAGTTCGACCGACACCCGGTTCTCCGCCAACAAGGACGACTTCGCGAACAACGTGAAGCAGTACTGCGCCCAGAACAACATGGCCTTCGACGCGGTACACACCACCTGCAAGTCCAAGTAG
- a CDS encoding sugar porter family MFS transporter, with protein sequence MTTSSAPVRSAGRPAASDHLGHVIFITAAAAMGGFLFGYDSSVINGAVAAIREKYSVGSGELAQVVAVALIGSAIGAALAGRMADRLGRIRVMQIAAALFTVSAVGSAVPFALWDLALWRVLGGIGIGMASVIGPAYIAEVAPPAYRGRLGSFQQAAIVIGIAVSQLANYGILQAAGGNQRGHVLGLEAWQLMLGVMVIPAVLYGLLSFAIPESPRFLISTGRIDRAKAVIAEVEGAGGDLDARVAEIEHAMRSEHRSTFRDLIGGRFGLLPIVWVGIGLSVFQQLVGINVAFYYSSTLWQSVGINPSSSFLYSFTTSIINIVGTVVAMIFVDRIGRKPLAVVGSAGMAISLALEAWAFSYRTGADSALPHGQGMLALIAAHAFVFFFALSWGVVVWVMLGEMFPNRVRAAALGVAAAAQWIANWLITVTFPTLSDWNLSGTYVIYAVFAVLSIPFVLRFVRETKGKSLEEMG encoded by the coding sequence GTGACCACCAGCAGCGCTCCGGTGCGGTCGGCCGGCAGGCCCGCCGCATCGGACCACCTCGGCCACGTCATCTTCATCACGGCGGCAGCCGCGATGGGCGGGTTCCTGTTCGGCTACGACAGCTCCGTGATCAACGGTGCGGTGGCCGCGATCCGCGAGAAGTACAGCGTCGGCTCCGGCGAGCTCGCCCAGGTGGTCGCCGTCGCGCTGATCGGCAGCGCGATCGGTGCCGCCCTGGCCGGCCGGATGGCCGACCGACTGGGCCGGATCCGGGTGATGCAGATCGCCGCGGCGCTGTTCACCGTGAGCGCGGTCGGCTCCGCGGTGCCGTTCGCGCTCTGGGACCTCGCCCTCTGGCGGGTGCTGGGCGGCATCGGCATCGGCATGGCCTCGGTGATCGGCCCCGCCTACATCGCGGAGGTGGCACCGCCCGCCTACCGCGGCCGGCTCGGCTCGTTCCAGCAGGCCGCGATCGTGATCGGCATCGCCGTCTCGCAGCTCGCCAACTACGGCATCCTGCAGGCCGCCGGCGGCAACCAGCGCGGCCATGTGCTGGGCCTGGAGGCCTGGCAGCTGATGCTCGGGGTGATGGTGATCCCGGCCGTGCTCTACGGCCTGCTCTCCTTCGCCATCCCCGAGTCGCCGCGGTTCCTGATCTCCACCGGCCGGATCGACCGCGCCAAGGCCGTCATCGCCGAGGTCGAGGGCGCCGGCGGCGACCTGGACGCCCGGGTCGCCGAGATCGAGCACGCGATGCGCAGCGAGCACCGCTCCACCTTCCGGGACCTGATCGGCGGGCGCTTCGGCCTGCTGCCGATCGTCTGGGTGGGCATCGGGCTGTCGGTCTTCCAGCAGCTGGTCGGCATCAACGTCGCCTTCTACTACTCCTCGACGCTGTGGCAGTCGGTGGGCATCAACCCGAGCTCGTCGTTCCTGTACTCCTTCACCACTTCGATCATCAACATCGTCGGCACCGTGGTCGCGATGATCTTCGTCGACCGGATCGGGCGCAAGCCGCTGGCGGTGGTCGGCTCCGCGGGCATGGCGATCTCGCTCGCCCTGGAGGCGTGGGCGTTCTCGTACCGCACCGGCGCCGACTCCGCGCTGCCGCACGGTCAGGGCATGCTGGCGCTGATCGCGGCGCACGCCTTCGTGTTCTTCTTCGCGCTCTCCTGGGGCGTGGTGGTCTGGGTGATGCTCGGCGAGATGTTCCCCAACCGGGTGCGCGCCGCCGCGCTCGGGGTCGCCGCGGCTGCCCAGTGGATCGCCAACTGGCTGATCACGGTGACCTTCCCGACGCTGTCGGACTGGAACCTGTCGGGCACCTACGTCATCTACGCCGTCTTCGCGGTGCTCTCGATCCCGTTCGTGCTGCGGTTCGTGCGGGAGACCAAGGGCAAGTCGCTGGAGGAGATGGGCTGA
- the aroC gene encoding chorismate synthase, which produces MGTLRWLTAGESHGPALVATLEGLPAGVPVTTADVADALARRRLGYGRGARMKFEQDEVTFLGGVRHGQSLGSPVAIMVGNTEWPKWQQVMAADPVDPEVLAGLARNEALTRPRPGHADLAGMQKYSLDEARPILERASARETAARVALGTVARSFLKEVCGIEIVSHVVELGAAKAPAGVLPLPADEARLDEDPVRCLDADASKRMVAEIDQAHKDGDTLGGVVEVLAYGVPVGLGSHVHWDRRLDAKLAAALMGIQAIKGVEVGDGFELARIPGSQAHDEIIPTPDGVKRASGRSGGTEGGLSTGELLRVRAAMKPIATVPRALRTVDVRTGEPAQAHHQRSDVCAVPAAGIVAEAMVALVLADAVLEKFGGDHVTETRRNVQGYLDNLIIR; this is translated from the coding sequence TTGGGTACGTTGCGCTGGCTGACGGCGGGAGAGTCGCACGGTCCCGCCCTGGTTGCCACCCTGGAGGGCCTGCCTGCCGGTGTGCCGGTGACCACCGCCGATGTGGCGGACGCGCTGGCTCGCCGCCGGCTCGGCTATGGTCGCGGCGCGCGGATGAAGTTCGAGCAGGACGAGGTGACCTTCCTCGGCGGTGTCCGGCACGGCCAGAGCCTGGGCAGCCCGGTCGCGATCATGGTCGGCAACACCGAGTGGCCCAAGTGGCAGCAGGTGATGGCCGCCGACCCGGTCGACCCCGAGGTGCTGGCCGGCCTGGCCCGCAACGAGGCGCTCACTCGCCCCCGCCCCGGCCACGCCGACCTGGCCGGCATGCAGAAGTACTCGCTCGACGAGGCCCGGCCGATCCTGGAGCGCGCCAGCGCCCGCGAGACCGCGGCCCGGGTGGCGCTCGGCACCGTCGCCCGCTCCTTCCTCAAGGAGGTCTGCGGCATCGAGATCGTCTCCCACGTGGTGGAGCTGGGCGCCGCCAAGGCCCCGGCCGGGGTGCTGCCGCTGCCCGCCGACGAGGCCCGGCTCGACGAGGACCCGGTGCGCTGCCTGGACGCCGACGCCTCCAAGCGGATGGTCGCCGAGATCGACCAGGCCCACAAGGACGGCGACACCCTCGGCGGTGTGGTCGAGGTGCTGGCGTACGGCGTGCCGGTGGGCCTCGGCTCGCACGTCCACTGGGACCGCCGACTGGACGCCAAGCTGGCCGCCGCGCTGATGGGCATTCAGGCGATCAAGGGCGTCGAGGTCGGCGACGGCTTCGAGCTGGCCCGGATCCCCGGCTCGCAGGCGCACGACGAGATCATCCCGACCCCGGACGGCGTCAAGCGCGCCTCCGGCCGCTCGGGTGGCACCGAGGGCGGCCTGTCCACCGGTGAGCTGCTGCGGGTGCGCGCCGCGATGAAGCCGATCGCCACCGTGCCGCGCGCGCTGCGCACCGTCGATGTGCGCACCGGTGAGCCCGCCCAGGCGCACCACCAGCGCTCCGACGTCTGCGCGGTGCCGGCCGCCGGCATCGTCGCCGAGGCGATGGTGGCGCTGGTGCTGGCCGACGCGGTGCTGGAGAAGTTCGGCGGCGACCACGTCACCGAGACCCGCCGCAATGTGCAGGGGTACCTCGACAACCTGATCATCCGATGA
- a CDS encoding AAA family ATPase produces the protein MPVAAPAPAPAAPQAPVAAPAPGPAPAAAPAPTPAAPPAALARVAAPAPTRGAALAPVPARAFAPAHAAAPALTPARRPTAPSVAVPPGSTGHFVMPTGAPVQLPAHSLAQSAGPLAVLLIGPAGAGKTTVARHWAERRAMPTAHISLDDVREWVQAGFANPQSGWSSATEAQYRLARRTCGFACRNYLANGISCIIDDAVFPDRPAIGLGGWKRHIGPGMIPVVLLPSLDTVLARNARRSGTRRLSDEQVALIHGRMAGWFNSGLPIIDNSQLDVTATAAALDRAISARLAGQPVR, from the coding sequence GTGCCCGTTGCTGCTCCGGCCCCGGCTCCCGCCGCACCCCAGGCTCCCGTTGCTGCCCCAGCTCCAGGACCAGCCCCGGCCGCTGCCCCGGCACCCACCCCCGCCGCGCCCCCCGCTGCCCTGGCCCGGGTCGCCGCCCCCGCGCCCACCCGTGGCGCGGCGCTCGCCCCCGTGCCCGCCCGCGCCTTCGCGCCCGCCCACGCCGCCGCCCCGGCGCTCACCCCCGCCCGCCGCCCCACCGCGCCCAGCGTCGCGGTGCCGCCGGGCAGCACCGGGCACTTCGTGATGCCCACCGGCGCCCCCGTGCAACTCCCGGCGCACAGCCTGGCGCAGAGCGCGGGGCCACTCGCCGTGCTGCTGATCGGGCCGGCCGGCGCCGGCAAGACCACGGTGGCCCGGCACTGGGCCGAGCGCCGGGCGATGCCGACCGCGCACATCAGCCTGGACGACGTCCGCGAGTGGGTGCAGGCGGGCTTCGCCAACCCGCAGTCCGGTTGGAGCAGCGCCACCGAGGCACAGTACCGGCTGGCCCGCCGCACCTGCGGCTTCGCCTGCCGCAACTACCTGGCCAACGGCATCTCGTGCATCATCGACGACGCGGTCTTCCCGGACCGGCCGGCGATCGGGCTCGGCGGCTGGAAGCGGCACATCGGCCCGGGCATGATCCCGGTGGTGCTGCTGCCCAGCCTCGACACCGTGCTGGCCCGCAACGCCCGGCGCTCCGGCACCCGGCGGTTGAGCGACGAGCAGGTGGCGCTGATCCACGGCCGGATGGCGGGCTGGTTCAACTCCGGCCTGCCGATCATCGACAACTCCCAGCTGGACGTGACCGCCACGGCCGCCGCCCTGGACCGGGCGATCTCGGCCCGCCTGGCCGGCCAGCCGGTTCGCTGA
- a CDS encoding CBU_0592 family membrane protein: MEQAVQIFGSILILIPFALAQWGRISARSKPYLLLNLCGSAILAVLAALTSQWGFLLLEGVWAIVSAHSLVALVRGREPRATH; the protein is encoded by the coding sequence ATGGAACAGGCCGTTCAGATCTTCGGGTCGATCCTGATCCTGATCCCGTTCGCCCTCGCCCAGTGGGGCCGGATCAGCGCGCGTTCCAAGCCCTATCTGCTGCTCAACCTGTGCGGCTCGGCGATCCTCGCCGTTCTCGCCGCGCTCACCTCGCAGTGGGGGTTCCTGCTGCTGGAGGGCGTCTGGGCGATCGTCTCCGCGCACAGCCTGGTGGCCTTGGTGCGCGGCCGGGAACCGCGCGCCACGCACTGA
- the ruvX gene encoding Holliday junction resolvase RuvX codes for MEEQERVFRRGRRIAVDVGDARIGVASCDPDGLIATPVETVPAGGRSQARLKQIVEEYDALEVVVGLPRSLSGKEGPAAAKVRGYAGRLAALLAPVPVRLVDERMTTVTAAAGMRASGVKAKKGRSAIDQAAAVVILQAALETERVSGRPPGESVDPIS; via the coding sequence ATGGAGGAGCAGGAGCGGGTCTTCCGGCGCGGGCGGCGGATCGCCGTCGACGTCGGTGACGCCCGGATCGGGGTCGCCAGCTGCGACCCGGACGGGCTGATCGCGACGCCCGTGGAGACGGTCCCCGCCGGGGGCCGCTCCCAGGCGCGCCTCAAGCAGATCGTCGAGGAGTACGACGCCCTGGAGGTGGTGGTCGGCCTGCCCCGCTCGCTGAGCGGCAAGGAGGGGCCGGCCGCCGCCAAGGTGCGCGGCTACGCGGGCCGGCTGGCGGCGCTGCTGGCGCCGGTGCCGGTGCGGCTGGTGGACGAGCGGATGACCACGGTCACCGCGGCCGCCGGCATGCGGGCCTCCGGGGTGAAGGCCAAGAAGGGCCGCTCGGCGATCGACCAGGCCGCCGCCGTGGTGATCCTGCAGGCCGCGCTGGAGACCGAACGGGTGAGCGGTCGCCCGCCCGGTGAGAGTGTCGACCCGATCAGCTGA
- a CDS encoding shikimate kinase, with product MGGPVVVLVGPPGAGKSTVGRLLADHLGTGFRDTDDDIVATAGKPIADIFVDDGEPHFRELEKAAVASALTDHQGVLALGGGAVMAEPTRALLKGRPVVYLEVALADAVKRVGLDAPRPLLAVNPRQQWRELMERRRPLYLEVAAAVVTTEGRTPEQVAAAVLESLELN from the coding sequence ATCGGGGGTCCGGTTGTCGTCCTGGTCGGCCCGCCCGGCGCCGGGAAGAGCACGGTCGGGCGGCTGCTCGCCGACCACCTCGGCACGGGCTTCCGGGACACCGACGACGACATCGTCGCCACCGCGGGCAAGCCGATCGCCGACATCTTCGTCGACGACGGCGAACCGCACTTCCGCGAGCTGGAAAAGGCCGCCGTCGCCAGCGCCCTGACGGACCATCAGGGCGTGCTGGCGCTCGGCGGCGGGGCCGTGATGGCCGAGCCCACCCGGGCCCTGCTCAAGGGCCGTCCGGTGGTGTACCTGGAGGTTGCGCTCGCCGACGCCGTGAAGCGGGTCGGCCTGGACGCGCCGCGCCCGCTGCTCGCGGTCAACCCGCGCCAGCAGTGGCGCGAACTGATGGAGCGCCGCCGGCCGCTCTACCTGGAGGTCGCCGCCGCCGTGGTCACCACCGAAGGCCGCACTCCCGAGCAGGTCGCGGCAGCCGTGCTGGAATCCTTGGAGCTGAACTGA
- the aroQ gene encoding type II 3-dehydroquinate dehydratase, whose product MTQPFGQRVLVLNGPNLGRLGSREPDVYGSTSYADLVERCTKLGRELGFEVEVKETNSEQQMVEWLHWAADEKTPVVLNPGAFTHYSYAMRDAAAQRSAPLIEVHISNPYAREEFRHTSVIAAIASGTIAGFGIGSYELALRALAEQLTQR is encoded by the coding sequence GTGACGCAGCCCTTCGGTCAGCGGGTACTGGTCCTCAACGGCCCCAACCTCGGCCGGCTCGGCAGCCGGGAGCCCGACGTCTACGGGTCCACCTCCTACGCCGACCTGGTCGAGCGCTGCACCAAGCTGGGGCGCGAGCTCGGCTTCGAGGTGGAGGTCAAGGAGACCAACTCCGAGCAGCAGATGGTCGAATGGCTGCACTGGGCGGCCGACGAGAAGACCCCGGTGGTCCTCAACCCCGGTGCTTTCACGCACTACTCGTACGCGATGCGGGACGCCGCCGCGCAGCGGAGCGCGCCGCTGATCGAGGTGCACATCTCCAACCCGTACGCCCGCGAGGAGTTCCGGCACACCTCGGTGATCGCCGCGATCGCCTCCGGGACGATCGCCGGCTTCGGCATCGGCTCGTACGAGCTGGCACTGCGGGCGCTGGCGGAGCAGCTGACGCAGCGTTGA
- the aroB gene encoding 3-dehydroquinate synthase: MSDTVTIHVGGSAGHDPYDVLIGHQLLGELPRLIGPQARRVAVVCPEALAATGDAIREDLAAEGYEAITLQVPNAEDAKNAEVAAYCWSVLGQTGFTRSDVIVGLGGGATTDLAGFVAATWLRGVRWISMPTTLLGMVDAAVGGKTGINIAEGKNMVGAFHPPVGVLADLATLETVPKHDYVSGLAEVIKCGFIADPVILDLVESDPEAAKTPAGPHTVELIRRAVQVKADVVSGDLKEAGRREILNYGHTLGHAIERNERYKWRHGAAISIGMVFAAELGRLAGRLDDATADRHRTVLGSVGLPLSYRADAWPKLLDAMKVDKKSRGDLLRFIVLDGLAKTSVLEGPDPSLLVAAYAEVSS; encoded by the coding sequence ATGAGCGACACCGTCACCATCCACGTCGGCGGTTCGGCCGGCCACGACCCCTACGACGTGCTGATCGGCCATCAACTGCTGGGCGAGCTGCCCAGGTTGATCGGGCCGCAGGCCCGGCGGGTCGCGGTGGTCTGCCCGGAGGCGCTGGCCGCCACCGGCGACGCGATCCGCGAGGACCTGGCTGCCGAGGGCTATGAGGCGATCACCCTCCAGGTGCCCAACGCCGAGGACGCCAAGAACGCCGAAGTCGCCGCCTACTGCTGGTCGGTGCTCGGCCAAACCGGCTTCACCCGCAGCGACGTGATCGTCGGCCTGGGCGGCGGCGCCACCACCGACCTGGCCGGCTTCGTCGCCGCCACCTGGCTGCGCGGGGTGCGCTGGATCTCCATGCCCACCACGCTGCTCGGCATGGTGGACGCGGCCGTCGGCGGCAAGACCGGCATCAACATCGCCGAGGGCAAGAACATGGTCGGCGCGTTCCACCCGCCGGTGGGCGTGCTCGCCGACCTCGCCACCCTGGAGACCGTGCCCAAGCACGACTACGTCTCCGGCCTGGCCGAGGTCATCAAGTGCGGCTTCATCGCCGACCCGGTGATCCTCGACCTGGTCGAGTCCGACCCCGAGGCCGCCAAGACCCCTGCCGGGCCGCACACCGTGGAGCTGATCCGGCGAGCGGTCCAGGTCAAGGCCGACGTGGTCTCCGGCGACCTCAAGGAGGCCGGCCGGCGCGAGATCCTCAACTACGGCCACACCCTCGGCCACGCCATCGAGCGCAATGAGCGGTACAAGTGGCGGCACGGCGCCGCGATCTCGATCGGCATGGTGTTCGCCGCCGAACTCGGGCGCCTGGCCGGGCGGTTGGACGACGCCACCGCCGACCGCCACCGCACCGTGCTCGGCTCGGTCGGCCTGCCGCTCAGCTACCGGGCGGACGCCTGGCCGAAGTTGCTGGACGCCATGAAGGTCGACAAGAAGTCGCGCGGCGACCTGCTGCGCTTCATCGTGCTCGACGGCCTGGCCAAGACCTCGGTGCTGGAGGGCCCCGACCCGTCGCTGCTGGTCGCCGCCTACGCGGAGGTGTCGTCGTGA
- a CDS encoding shikimate dehydrogenase translates to MTIRHRAAVLGSPIAHSLSPVLHNAGYRALGLDDWRYERFEVDEAGLPGFVAGLEPGGWAGFSLTMPLKRAVIPLLDEVSETALAVDAVNTLVFEADGRRTGDNTDVPGLVAALRERGIEKVERAAVLGAGATASSALAALAQLTDGPLTVYLRSPERAREMRELGERIGVAVETADWADSAAALESPLTVSTTPVGATDAFAEQLTATPGALFDVLYHPWPTPLAAACAARGGTVLGGLDLLVHQAVLQFERFTGVPQGPLAAMRAAGEAALGER, encoded by the coding sequence GTGACCATCCGCCACCGCGCCGCCGTGCTCGGCTCGCCGATCGCGCACTCGCTCTCCCCGGTGCTGCACAACGCCGGCTACCGGGCGCTCGGGCTGGACGACTGGCGGTACGAGCGGTTCGAGGTGGACGAGGCGGGGCTCCCCGGGTTCGTGGCGGGGCTGGAGCCCGGGGGCTGGGCCGGGTTCTCGCTCACCATGCCGCTCAAGCGGGCGGTGATCCCGCTGCTGGACGAGGTGAGCGAGACGGCGCTGGCGGTGGACGCCGTGAACACCCTGGTGTTCGAGGCCGACGGGCGGCGCACCGGGGACAACACCGATGTGCCCGGACTGGTCGCGGCGCTGCGGGAGCGCGGCATCGAGAAGGTGGAGCGGGCCGCCGTGCTGGGCGCGGGCGCCACCGCCTCCTCGGCGCTGGCCGCGCTCGCCCAACTGACCGACGGCCCGCTGACCGTGTATCTGCGCTCGCCCGAACGAGCCCGGGAGATGCGGGAGTTGGGGGAGCGGATCGGGGTCGCGGTGGAGACCGCGGACTGGGCGGACAGCGCGGCGGCACTGGAGTCCCCGCTGACCGTGTCCACCACCCCGGTGGGTGCCACCGACGCCTTCGCCGAGCAGCTGACCGCCACCCCGGGCGCGCTCTTCGACGTGCTCTACCACCCGTGGCCGACCCCGCTGGCCGCGGCCTGCGCGGCCCGCGGCGGGACCGTGCTGGGTGGGCTCGACCTGCTGGTGCATCAGGCGGTGCTGCAGTTCGAGCGGTTCACCGGGGTGCCGCAGGGTCCGCTCGCGGCGATGCGGGCGGCCGGCGAGGCGGCGCTGGGGGAGCGCTGA